The genomic interval CGGCGTCTTCGCTCATCGCCCCGAGAACGTCGCCCGTGACGTGGTCTGCGAACCGGCGAACGTCGTCGGCGGCCCGAAAGAGCCAATCGACACCCTCTCGAGTCACGCGATAGCGTGAGCGGCCTTCCTTCTCGACGAGGCCGTCGTCGACCAGTTCGCGGATGTACTCACTGACGGCTTGACTCGTGACGCCGACTTCCTCGGCGATTTCTCCCTGACTGACGGCGGGTTGGCGCTCCGCGATCTGGACGAGAATCCGGAATCGCGTCGCGGCTCGCTTGTTATCGAGGACGTCGACCATAGGTGTCTGTTTCTCGAGTAAGGCAAAAAAGGGCGTGATAGAGAGCCACCGCTCGAGTGGCTGTCACCGCTGAACGTGAGATCAGTCGTCGCTTGCAGGTTCTGCGGATGGTTCGTCGTGCTCACTTACCGGAATATCCGCGCCCTCGTGTGTTCCAACCGGTGGCAGGTTCACCTCGGCGGCCGGCGAGGACTCGAGATCCGTTTCGTTGGTCAGGCGTTCCATCCCATCACCGTCTCCCTCGCGTGCGTCTTGGTCGATCCGCATTGAGCAAAAGTCGACGCCGCACATCGAGCAAAAGCGAGCCTGCTTGTAGTTATCGCCAGGAAGGGTCTGGTCGTGGGACTCACGGGCACGGTCAGAATCAAGTGCGAGGGCGAATTGTTCGCGCCAGTCGAAGGTGTACCGGGCTTCCGAGAGGGCGTCGTCCCAGTCGCGTGCGCCGGGGCGTTCGGCACCAACGTCGCCGGCATGGGCGGCGATCCGGTAGGCTGCGAGTCCGTCGCGAACGTCTTCTTCGTCAGGTAGTCCGAGGTGTTCTTTGGGCGTCACGTAACAGAGCATCGCGGCACCGGCTTGGGCAGCCATCGCCGCCCCGATTGCACTCGTGATGTGGTCGTAGCCGGGGGCGATATCGGTCACGAGCGGCCCGAGAACGTAGAAGGGTGCACCATCACAAACCTCCTGCTGGCGTTCGACGTTTTCCGCGACTTTGTGCATCGGAACGTGGCCCGGCCCTTCGACCATCACCTGCACGTCGTACTCCCAGGCGCGCCGCGTCAGTTCCCCCAGCGTATCGAGTTCGGCGTACTGCGCCTCGTCACAGGCGTCGGCCAGACAGCCGGGGCGGAGACTATCCCCAAGGCTAAACGTCACATCGTGTTCGGCGAAAATCTCGCAGATGTCGTCGTACACCTGAAAGAGAGGGTTCTGCTCGCCGTTTTCTTCCATCCACGAGGCCATGATCGACCCACCACGAGAGACAATGCCCGTCTTGCGGCCATCGGTCAACGGCAGGTGTTCGGCGAGAATACCCGCGTGAATCGTCATGTAGTCGACGCCCTGTTCGGCCTGCTTCTCGATGACCTCGAGCAGCAGGTCCGTTGTGATATCCGCGGGACTCTCGGCTTGCTTGACGGCTTCGTACAGCGGGACGGTCCCGATTGGGACCGGCGAGTGCTCGAGGTGTGTCTCGCGAATCTCGTCTAAATCGCTTCCGGTCCCGAGATCCATCACCGTATCTGCGCCGTAGTGAACCGCCGTATGGAGCTTCTCGAGTTCGGTCTCGAGGTCGCTCGTGGTTTCGCTGTTACCGATGTTGGCATTGACTTTCGTCGAAAACTCGCGACCGATGATCATCGCGTCGAGTGCGCCGTGATTTGTGTTCGCTGGAATCACGGCTTGGCCCTCAGCGACCTGCTCGCGGACGAACTCGGGGTCGCGGTTCTCGCGTTCAGCGACGCGTTCCATTTCGTCGGTAATCGTTCCCTCGCGGGCGGCAGCAATCTGGGTGGTCGCCATCAATAACTAGGTTGTATTATCGAGTTATAAATAGTTATCTCGTTGGCTCGAGTACATCATCGTCGAAAAATGTGACCAATCGGTGGGTGGGAGCAACTTACTCAGCGGCGTCGCTCTCCGCTGATGGGGCAGTCGAGTCGGTTCGGTCGACGTACTCTGCAAGCCCGATGAAGGCGAGCGCCCACGCAATTACTGCAAGCGAGGCGATCAGATCAAGACTCGAGCCTTGCTCGAGGCCAGGAAAGGCCAGCGAGCCAGCGCCGTAGAGGAGCGCCATCGCTGCGGCCGCGTAGGCGAGTGCGCGCCAGCCGACCGGGCGGGCGGCGGCCAACAGGGCGAACAGCCCAATCGAGACCAGCGCGAACAGCATGAACTCGTAGTGGCCGAACACCGTGTGCTCGTTCAGAAGCGTCGTGTGGCTCACGTACTCGCCGGCAGCAACAACCCAGAATCCGAGCGCGCCGACCGCAGCGAGCGCAAACAGACGCAGGTCCAGTCGCTCGAGGCTGGGCACGAGTGCTGCCCGCGCTGGGTGCAAGAGAGTGATGAGTGCAACCGGCACGGCAAAGACGAGGAGTTCACCGGCAGCTGCAACGCCTGAAGCGACGACTGTGAGGGTGAACGCAGCGATCACGAACGCAATCGCTGCCTGGAGCGCACCGACTCGTTTCGCTGGCCGGTACAGTTGGATTGCAATCGTCGCAGCGAAGATCGTCAGCATGCCGCCGATCATCAGGTGGTGTACCCGATGTGCTGGGAAGCCGTAGTCCGCGAACCACGCGTTCCCGACCATCGTCATCGATTCCCCAATCGCCAGCAGCAGAAACGCGACGAACGCCGCCGTGACGGCGTAAAACGCAGGCTTTCGGATCCGGCCGGCACCGTGTTCGGCCGACCGCGAGAGTCGCCGGCCGACGGTCGTCGTCGACGACCGAAGGTTCATCGTCGCCCCGCAAGGTCACTCTCAGTTAGTATCAATACAACATTTTTGAGACGTATTACTGCAGACATGGTATTCGCACCTACTACGCTCCCTCAGCACATGAATACCATCTATAATAATTACGAATATCTGCGTTTCAGGCGCATCACCCGGCTGTTTCCGGACGCAGTCGTTGAAGCAGAAAATAGCGTACTACTCGAGCGTTGCACTCGAGCGTAAGGTTCGGGCAGCCCTCTCGAGAGTACGTACCGCGAGTTTCGCGTCTTGCACTGAATAAAGAGATTGTTCTATCAACTACTGTTAGCGCCGTCGGCTGCGTCTCCGCCAGTTCCGTCGTTCGGTTCCGCGGTGAGAATCTCGACGCCCAGTGTCGCCTCGACGGTTCCGATCCGGTTGCAGATCGTCTGTTCGGACGATCCCGCAAAGAGAAGGCCGGCGAGTTCGCCGTCCGCGAGAAAGACTGGCGAGCCGCTGTCGCCGGGTTCGGACATGTAGTCGGCGATGAGTTGGTCGCGGAAAGTGACCAAACCCGCGTCACCGAAGTTGACCCGGACGCTCGCGCTCGTCGCCTCGAGTGTGGCGCTCGTGACGCCGGTCGTCCGTCCCGTTTTCGTCACTGTCTCGCCCCGGAGACGCTCGTACTCCTCGCGCCGGACGCCGGTCGGCCAGTCGTCCTCGAGTTCGTGGTAGGTTGCCGACTCGTCCTCGCGCTCGACTGATCGGGCAGCGACGTCGACGAGTGCCCCGTCTTCGATGGGCACGTAGCCGACGAGATCGCCGACCGCGTCGTCGGCGTCGCCCCCATCCTCGGGCGAGGGCTGGACAATTGCCTCGCCGAGGTCGGCCGCGTTCGAGCGGGCGTAGACGTGGTTGTTCGAGAGCCGAACAAGGTCACCCTCGCTGACGTCGTCGGACCACGTCGCAGCAGTTGGGTCGTCGACGCGGGCCGGATACGGGCCGCCAGTGCCGGCCGTCGAGTTCACGTTGATCTCGCTCACGCCACCGGGAACTGGCCGGTGACGATCCTGTCGCCCCGGCGCGGCCTCGGGCATCACCTCGAGGATCGAGAGGGCGTCGAACCCCTCCTTGGACTCGCCGTAGCCCGAGTCGACGACCCGGACGTCCACATCGTGGCCAGCTTCGGCCACGCGCTTCTCGACATCGTCTTCGTCGGCGAGACAGTCCGTTGGCTGCTTCTGGGAGACGAACACCGTCACGCGGTCTTCGCTCGCATCGTAGTCGACACCGATGACGTTCTCGCACTCGAGGAGGTACTCGTAGTCTTGCGTCGCGGGCATAGCTGGACTATTCTATATTCCAATAGTTATAGCTAGGGACTATTACATTCGGTTGCGTTCCAATACGCTAGGTTCTCAAATCGCCACTGTCTGCAATGTACTGTTCTTCGCTGCCCGCTGCACGTGGACACCCGTCCTTTTCGTCGGCTGCTTCGGCGGTCCTTGTCCAGGTGGATACGGATGTTCGAGAAGTCAGCATCCACGTGGTCCCTGTGGGCACACCGAAGTGGGCAGACATCTATCGGGTGAAAAGGGTGCTTTTGATTTGGTCGTAGAGTGATCCGGATTGATTCGGGCTAGTCATCCCGCGCAACTCCGCCCAAGTGATCGGGAGGTCGGGTCGGAACTCGTGGGAGTAGCCTGGGATATCGGCCTGGAAATCGTGGTACGGTGGGTACAGATCGAAGTTTTCGTACTTGCCAGTAAAGCGGTACTGTCCGTGACCAAGCACACGGTACTGTGCAGGCGGTTCCATTCCCCTCATGAGATAGCAGTCCCGAATCTGACAGCGGAGGTTATAGTCGAGATAGTCTCGGAAGGAGACAGGGTCGATGAGCGGTGCTGGGACGATATCGACGGCGGCGTCAGGTTCTCTGTCGGGACGCTCTCCGTGCCAGGTTGTGGTCCGGTCACCTCTGGCGACGTAGTACTCGATTCCGATCCCAGAGACGGCCTCAATCGCTCCAGTGTCGTCGAGATAGATCTCCTGTTTGTATCGGACTGCGTCGTCGGAACCGATCATCTCGGCAGGCAGTTCGTGTGGGCGAGTCGTCTCACCGACATCAACATCTGGGTCGTCGCGGTAGTGACTCAGACTCTGATCGAGTAAGTCCCCGAAAAAGTGGTTGATGTCGTCGATCGAAAGTGCTTGAAGTGCTTGTCGAACGTCCGCAAAGCGGTCGGCGTCGATGTCCCACGGAATGGTGTCGTAGTCAGTTTCCTGAGCAACGTAGTACTGGGCATACTTTCGGGCATGACCGACGTGTTCGCCTTCACTGTGGGTTCGTTCGGCTGCCTTGTCGGGGTAGCCATCCTGGTTGTGGGCAGTTATTTTCCCATCCTTCTTCCGAACATCGATCACATGCTCTATGTCGTTATTATCGATGACGCTCAGACCGAACAGGTCGTCAGTTTCTCCTGTGACTCTTCCATCCATTATCGATCACCGCTGTTGTTCCGACTGGTACCAGCGATATTGTCGCTGTCGCCAGTATCGTCTTCGAGGTCGAACTCCTGATCGGTGTCGAGACCAAGTTGGTCTCGCAGGACCGTTTGTACTTTGCCGGCGACCTGTTCGCCGAACATCGTACTGAGGATCGCTCCGAGGGGGGCGCCAACGAGCCCACCAGCGATTGCTCCAACCGGGCCAGCCATTGCTCCAGCCGCCGTCCCAATTGTCCACCCTCTGCTTGCCCCTTTGACCATGCTACTTGTGGAATCTTGCACCCGACTTGCGACATCGACATCGTGGTGCTCGATCCACTGGGCCACCCCTTTCGAGGTCTCGACAGAGTCGACCAGCTCCATTAATTGCTCCTTGCTGAGACGATAGGTTTTGCTCGTGGCATCGTCGACCGTCTCTTCGCCCGTCTCGAGTACTCCACCAACTTTTTCGACGACAGCCTCCCCAGGATATCGTTGCACGTGCACCGCTGTCCCCATCCGATTGACTACCAGTGGCCTATCACTCGAGAGTGCCTGCTCGGCTGCCTCGGCGGCTTTCGCGCCCGTATGGATCTGGACAGCAGAGAAGCCGTCGACACTTTCCGCACACGTTCCACTCGCTTGGATTTGGAGGTCCCAAGAGACACCGCTCGGACAACCGACCGGCGCTGGACTCGGATGTGGTGGCTGTATCGCCACCGGAGCGTCTAGAATAGTGTCGTCCCCCATTTATCGGTCGTCTCGGAGAACAGGTAGTGACGGTCGTACATCTCGTTGATCTGTTGCTTGACTGTTCCCCGATACGTCCCAAAGCCCTGATGCTGGAACGGTTCTGGGGGGGACACCCCCATCATCAGAAACCGGTCGCGGACCTGGGCACTCAGGTTCATGACCAACAGGAGCTGGAACAAATCGAACTGGCGAAGGTCCACTGGCGGCAGTTCAATTCTGGCATCGGGTTGGCGGTCGAGCGGGGAAGGTACCTCAGTGGTCCGCTCGGTTGTGCCGTCGGTGTGCAGCGTGTGCATCCCAGAGACTGCTTCCACATCGAACGATGGGAGTGCAGTGGCGAGTCGATCCTCGTAGTTCAGCAGTTCAAACAACTGGTGTTCAAGATCGTCTGCGTCCGTGAGGACCGCGGTTGCATCCTCTTGAATTGCTGTCGCACTGTCGACGTACTGGTCGACGAGTAACGTGTCCTCGTGCTGTGGCTGCGGATCAAGATAGAGATCCGCGCGGTAGACGAGTGGGTCGTCGGGATGGGCGTCTTCGAACGGTAGCTCGACGCCCGATTTATCGTAGTGGCTCTCAATCTGTCTGCGGATGTCGGCGAACTGGTCTTCAACAGTCGCCTCGGACATATCAGACAGCGCGATCATCGCCGCGACGAGGCAGTCCGGGTTCTCGTGACGAGGCATCGTCTCGTAGCCTCTCTCACGGTAGACGCACCATTTCGCATACCGACGCGCCTGCCGAACGTGCTCGTTTTCTTCCTGGGTGCGCTCTGATGGGTAATCCGAGTAACCGTCCTGTTCGTGGTACTTAATTTCGCCCGACTCAGTCATCTCGATGAGATGTTCGACATCGTTATTATCGATAACACTGAGACCGATACGTTCAGACTCGCCTGTGATGATTGCATCCATTTTTATGACCTCCTACTCTTTGCATCACCAGTCGAGTCGCCCTGGCCAGTCAGGTACCCCTCCTCTTCAAGTTGTCTGGTCAACTTCTCGAAGCGTTCTTCGATATCGCCATCCAGACTTCCGAGTTTCTTCTTGATGGCTGTGATACCGAGTCCGGTCACCAACCCAGCCAGTGGCTCGATAACCCTTGCTGACAAGAACGCGGCGACCGGTGTGCCGTAATCAAGCCACTCACCAGTGTCTATTTTACGTTCTAACTTCTTTTGCTGGTCTTCGGTCAACCCAATATCTGTAACCTTGTCATCCAACTTTTCGTTGAGCTCCTTGAATCGTAATCGCTTTTCGAGTTCCGAGATATCTTCGGCGTCATCGACAGTAGTTGTTTCCGAATATACCTCATTAATGGTTTCCCGTAGATACTGAATTCGATTCTGGTTTTGGGTTTCCCGGAAATCGCTGTGATCCTCTTCCTCGTTTTCAATCTCCAGCATCGCCAACGTCTCGAGTGCATCTTTGTTCTTTGGTGCCCTCTGGACGTGGATCTCTGTCCCCATCCGACTGACCGTCAGGGGTTCTCCACTCAAGAGGGCCTGCTCGGCTGCCTGATCCGCTTCCCGCTCGAGGTGGGGATCAGGATCGATATCGAGATCAACGCCCTTGTGAGGTATCAGAGCCTGATCGTTCTGCTCGCATGATAAACTGCAATCGCAGGTGGATCTGAATGGTGTATCCATGAGCGCTGGCGCGCTGGTTTGATTACATTGAGATATCATGGCCCACTCAGTGAGTACTGTGATCGGTCGTGCGGTGACGTGTTCAGCGTGATTGTCGTCGATCAAGCCCTTCGAAGAGAGATGCGTCGGGCGTTGCAGCCGAGTCGTGGAATTTGGGATAGCCGTCGAGGAAGTCGTACTGAATTGCGGCTTCTAATTTCCCAAAGCCCAGAACCTGGAACGGTTCTGGAGGCATCACCCCTATCATAATGTACCGATCCCGAATCTGGCAGCGAAGGTGGAAGTCCAGATATTCCTGGAAGGTATTGATCGAGTCGAATTCGAGTCGAACCAACTCCAGACGGGCGTTGGGTTCTCGATCGAACGGCTGTGCTCCGTGTTCGACTGCAGTCAATCCGTTGTCTGGATATACGACGTGAAGATCCGAGACGCTGGCGACGGTGAGGCTATCCGCGTAGTCGATGACCTCATCTTGGATAAGGTCGTCGACGACATCCGTGAATTCCTCCCAATGGGCGAGACCGGATTCCGAGACATCTGCATATGGGTCTGTCGAGTAGGTCTCGAGGAGGTCACGGACCTTAGATGCGATCTCCGCCGAAAGCGGGTTCTCCGGCTCTGTCGGCACTGGATCAAAGCCCAGATAGACATCCTGTTCGTACAGAATCGGTGAGGATTCCGCCACTTCCTCGGGCAGTTCGACAGGTGGCTCTACGTCGTCCCGATGATGACTGAGCAGTTGCTGGTAAGTCTCCCCAAAATGCTGCTCGAATTCCTCGTCGCTGAGGTCACAGATTGCTCGTCGAACCGCGTCGATGTGACTGATATCGTCGTATGCCGGAATCGTTTCGATTCCTCGCTCACGATAGGCGTGATATTTGGCGAACTCACGGGCCTGTGCGACATTCAAGTTCTCTTCAGAAGTACGCTCTGCTGGTTTATCTGGATAGTCTGACTGTTGGTATACGATTTCGTTATTTTCCTTTGATATTGATATTTCGATGGTCTCGCCATCATTATCCACAACATCAACTCCAACTCCTTCCTCGTTTTCGCCAACAATGGTTGCCTTCATTGTTCTTCTTCTCTGACCCCAGTTGGGTCTTCAGAACTGGTGTCTGCAAGATCACTCTCAAGTAGTTCCTGTTGTTGCTGGAGTTGTTCGAGTAGTTCGTCGACTTCCCAAGTGTCTGCGCCGGGAGCATGGTCAAGCATCCAGTCCCAGGAGGCCCTGATACTGTCACTGAGGGTACTGGCTGCGACCGCACCAGCCATGGCACCATGGGAAGGATCCATTCCAACCTGTGTACTCGCACCTCCACCGACGATCATCCCGGCTAAGGTAACCCCACCTTTTGCGACTGCTCCTTTGACTCCTGCCTGAGTGATCTCGTCTGGATCTCTGGAGCCACCCATGTCACCCTTCTGGGCAAGCTCGATCTGATCAACGTTGATCTCTTCTAACCGTTCGATTCTCTTCTCAAACTCCTCAGGGGAACAATCGGCGGTTTCCAACCCTTTCAACTGTTGCTTGATTGCTTCGATCTGTTGGATTTGGTTCCGAATCTCTTCGTTTGTCAGTTCGTCTTCGAGTGCTTGTACTCGATCAGCAAGCTCTTCGTTGCTCAACGGTTCGTCAGGCAACTTCCCCGGATCAGCTTCCTCCATCTCCAGCGTCATCTGCTTTCGCTGAATGTGGATATCCGTCCCCAGCCGATTCACGACCACTGGCTTGTCACCAGACAGCGCCTGCGTCGCCGTCTCGTCGGCTTCCCGCTCGAGTTGTGGATCTGGATCGATTTCCACATCCGCCCCTTCTTGGGGCATCATGCTGATCGCTGCCCCAGTCTGTTGTTTGACGTGTGCGAGTTCGTGAGCCAACAAAAACTGGCCCTCACCCGACTCGGGATCGTACTCACCCGAATTGAACACGATATCATTGCCACAGGTGAACGCTTTCGCGTCGATGGCATTCGCAGCCTCCGCCGCTTTCGCGCCCGTGTGAATGCGCACGTTCGAGAAGTCCGCATCCATGCGCTCCTCGAGTGCGCGCTGAATCGGCTGATCTAACGATTGTCCACCGTCGCCGAGCACGTCAAGTACCGTATCAGGCACCTCGTCCTGACTCGTGCCGGTGCCCGCAAGTGCACGCTGGATGTTGTGCTCGCTGGGCGAGGGTGCGAGTCCAGGGTGGCCGAACTCGTAGGACGGCGTCGGGTCGCTAACGCGGTTCGGATTTGTACCGTGGACTGCCGACTCAGCCGCCATACCGAGACCATGCGACCCCATCGTCGCCCCGCTCGAGTGTGACTTTTCCTGCGTTGAGTGCTGGGATGACGTACTCGCGTTCGCTTGCTCAGACGATTCTGTCTTTCGTTTACGGGATTTCTTCGATCCCATCTACCGGCCCTCCGTTGGATTCCGATTGGAGGGCAGTCGGCGCGGACGGTTCCGACAGGTCATTTTTTTGTTGCTACCGACAGCAGTAACATAATACTTTCTCTTACGTTGACGAGTCTCGAGGAAGTCCCTGTCGGAACGCTCGATAGGCACGCAATCAATTCACACGACACGAGTCGTACCGGCTACAGGTGGACACCCCATTCCACTGGCGCTGTCTGAATAGAACAGCGGATTGACTCATTAGCGGATTCGCCGCAAAGACGGCCGATCTGAATCCTATTCAGCAATTCCGTGGAATCAGTCTACAGAACGTCGACAAACTGAGCTTCGACAGCTCATGAGACAACGGTTCCCGCAAACTGTATTCAGCCCACTTATGGGCGTGCCGCCCTCTCACTCGAGTAGGTGGCCATCAGATGTCCGATCTACCAGAGGACTTCGACTGTACGATCACGAACTGGGACTACATTTACAGCCTGTGTCGAGACGTTAGCGACGACGTTCGTCGCGACGAGTTCGAGCCGGACGTTATCGTTGCGCTGGCTCGCGGAGGCTGGTTCGCGGGTCGATGCCTCTGTGATTTCCTCGGACTGGACGATCTGACGAGCCTGAAGATGGAACACTACGTCGGGACGGCCGAGAAGGCCGACGAACCGCAGGTCCGCTACCCGATGCCGGAAGGGAGCGTCGAAGGCAAAGACGTCCTGATCATCGACGATATCGCAGACACTGGCGGCTCGATCAAGCGCGCCTACGAGTACGTCGACGACCGGGATGCAGGCGAGGTTCGGACCGCCACGCTGCAACTGCTCCAGACCAGCGAGTTCGAACCGGACTACGTTGGCGAGCAACTCGAGGAGTGGACCTGGGTCGTCTACCCCTGGAACTTCATCGAAGATATGATCGATCTCACCGAGAGCGTCATGGAGCAGGCAGACCAAGAGACGTTCAGTCAGGAGGATATCCGGCACTTCCTCGGCGAATTCCACAGCATCGAGCGCATCGAGATGGAAATCGCACAGCCGAACCGACTGCCGGAGATTCTCTCAGAGATGGACCGTCGCGACGTCCTCGAGCGCAGCGGGCCTGGCCAGTGGAAACTGCCTGCAGGCGAGTAACACCGGCATCAATTACGTTCTGGTGACTCAGTCGACAGGAGCGGCCGCCACGCGTTGACCGCAATTGCACCTGCACAGACGAGGACTGCCGCAGTGACAAACAGCGGGTTCAACAGTCCAACAGCGGCAATCAGAATCACGATTGCGTTGTACACCAGCGCCAGTCCCAGGTTCTGTCTGGTCCGCACACGCGCCGCACGTGCCAGTCGAAATGCTCGTTCGACGCCCGTGAGATCATCCTTGAGGAGGACAACGGCTGCGGCGTCAGTGGCTAACGCGGTGGCACTCCCAAGGGAGAGGCCGATATCGGCCTCGGCAAGCGCGGGCGCGTCGTTCGTTCCATCGCCAACCATCGCGACGGTGCCACTCGATTTGAGCTGTCGGACTGCTGCCGTCTTTCCCGCTGGTGAGATACCTGCAAAGACGTGTGTGACACCGGGGTGATCGCCGAAACACGCCGTTGCAGCGCGCTCGTCACCGGTCAGGACAACAACGTTGATATTCTGGGCCGTAAGTCTCTCGAGGGTTGTTTCCCACTCGTCTCGCGGTTCGTCGCCGACCACGATCACGCCCGCTGCGGTTTCGTTTTTGCCGACAACGACTGGTAACCGGCCGGCGTCTCGAGCGCGCTGGACGTGATCGGTGATCCGGTCGCTAAGTTCCCACTGTCGCTCACGAAAGAGGTCAGGGTGGCCCACGAGGAGGTGCTCATCGCCGACGACGCCGGAGACGCCGATTCCGTGCCGGTCGAACTCCCGAACTGGCTGCTCGAGGCCGCCATCAGTACGTGCTGTCCCAGCCGACGCGGTCGCCGAGTCGTTGCCAAAGGCGTCCACAATCGCTGCTGCCGCCGGATGGGAGGCGCGCTGCTCGAGCGCGGCAACGTCGCGGAGCAACGCTGGCGATGCGTTGGCTTCAAGAACGGTCATCTCGCCGGTCGTGAGCGTTCCCGTTTTATCGAAGACGACGGTGTCGACCGCGCGCAGCCGTTCGAAGATCGTCTCGTCGAAGACAACAAGGCCGTGTGCCATCGCGTCCCAGCTGTTGGCGGCAACGGCGGCCGGCGTTGCGAAGCCAAGCGCCCACGGGCTCGTACAGATGATGGTCAGGAGCGCGGCCAGGATGATCTGTGGTGGGCTCGCACCGAGTACGTACTGCCCGATAGCGACGACGGCCGCGCTCGCGAGAACGACCGGCGCGAGGCGACCGGCGAGTGTATCAGCGCGCCGCGTCACGCCGTGGGTTGCGCTCTGGAGGTCCCAGACAGCGGCTGTGAGCCGATCAATACTACTCGTTGTCTCCTCGGCAACCGTGACGATTGCCGCACCGTCAGTAACTGCGCTCCCACCGACAACGGCCTCGCCCGCTGATTTCGAGACAGGCAGTGATTCGCCGGTGACAACTGCCTCGTCGACCGTGCACGCACTCTCGAGGGTACCGTCGACTGGGATTCGCTCACCTGCTCGGACGAGGACGCGGTCGCCGGCCTCGAGGTCGCTGGTCGGGACGGATTCCGTGTCACCGTCGCGAAGCCGTCGGGCAGAGTCCACCTGTGAGATCGTCAGTTCAGTGAGTCGGTCGATGGCCTGGCGTTTGGCCATGGCCTCGGCAAAGATCGCAGCCATGACGAGTGCGGCGACAATGATCGTCAGGTCGTAGTAGATATCGATTCGGTCCTGTACGAACGCGAGCGTGCCGTACGCGTAGGCGCTCAGGATTGTCAACGCAGCAAGAAGTTGCGTGTTCGGCTGGCGGAGAACCAGGCTGATGTACGCACCACGCAAGAGCGGCCAGCCAGCGAGATAGAGGACAATCCCAGTGAGAATAACGAACATCGGAAGCATGAGGACGCCGTCGAAACTCGCGAACGCATCGCCATAGAGCGATAACAGCCACCACTCTGAGAATTCAGCGAGGTACACCGGATACAAGACGGCGACGTACGGAACCAGCAGAAAGGTCCCGAAGACGACACCAGCGATGTAGCGCACCTCGAGCATGTCG from Natronolimnobius sp. AArcel1 carries:
- a CDS encoding DUF4157 domain-containing protein is translated as MGSKKSRKRKTESSEQANASTSSQHSTQEKSHSSGATMGSHGLGMAAESAVHGTNPNRVSDPTPSYEFGHPGLAPSPSEHNIQRALAGTGTSQDEVPDTVLDVLGDGGQSLDQPIQRALEERMDADFSNVRIHTGAKAAEAANAIDAKAFTCGNDIVFNSGEYDPESGEGQFLLAHELAHVKQQTGAAISMMPQEGADVEIDPDPQLEREADETATQALSGDKPVVVNRLGTDIHIQRKQMTLEMEEADPGKLPDEPLSNEELADRVQALEDELTNEEIRNQIQQIEAIKQQLKGLETADCSPEEFEKRIERLEEINVDQIELAQKGDMGGSRDPDEITQAGVKGAVAKGGVTLAGMIVGGGASTQVGMDPSHGAMAGAVAASTLSDSIRASWDWMLDHAPGADTWEVDELLEQLQQQQELLESDLADTSSEDPTGVREEEQ
- the thiC gene encoding phosphomethylpyrimidine synthase ThiC; this translates as MATTQIAAAREGTITDEMERVAERENRDPEFVREQVAEGQAVIPANTNHGALDAMIIGREFSTKVNANIGNSETTSDLETELEKLHTAVHYGADTVMDLGTGSDLDEIRETHLEHSPVPIGTVPLYEAVKQAESPADITTDLLLEVIEKQAEQGVDYMTIHAGILAEHLPLTDGRKTGIVSRGGSIMASWMEENGEQNPLFQVYDDICEIFAEHDVTFSLGDSLRPGCLADACDEAQYAELDTLGELTRRAWEYDVQVMVEGPGHVPMHKVAENVERQQEVCDGAPFYVLGPLVTDIAPGYDHITSAIGAAMAAQAGAAMLCYVTPKEHLGLPDEEDVRDGLAAYRIAAHAGDVGAERPGARDWDDALSEARYTFDWREQFALALDSDRARESHDQTLPGDNYKQARFCSMCGVDFCSMRIDQDAREGDGDGMERLTNETDLESSPAAEVNLPPVGTHEGADIPVSEHDEPSAEPASDD
- a CDS encoding phosphoribosyltransferase, which codes for MSDLPEDFDCTITNWDYIYSLCRDVSDDVRRDEFEPDVIVALARGGWFAGRCLCDFLGLDDLTSLKMEHYVGTAEKADEPQVRYPMPEGSVEGKDVLIIDDIADTGGSIKRAYEYVDDRDAGEVRTATLQLLQTSEFEPDYVGEQLEEWTWVVYPWNFIEDMIDLTESVMEQADQETFSQEDIRHFLGEFHSIERIEMEIAQPNRLPEILSEMDRRDVLERSGPGQWKLPAGE
- a CDS encoding cation-translocating P-type ATPase, with the translated sequence MTQSRDVSCSLCGQSLADGADSLSTEAETTPETATADPVSQYCSSGCYDIATTLEAEESTAADAHHSSADGDPHVPVQPVIDADPDTNATADDDLEQAFFRVDGMHSAMCETFLETVAMNRPGVVDAEASYVTEAVTVTYDPDRDSRHDLEAALSRVGYTAYLRDDATGAAEDNSHVKAARDDNDARASETGGTRRAREMSGVRKRRSDDMLEVRYIAGVVFGTFLLVPYVAVLYPVYLAEFSEWWLLSLYGDAFASFDGVLMLPMFVILTGIVLYLAGWPLLRGAYISLVLRQPNTQLLAALTILSAYAYGTLAFVQDRIDIYYDLTIIVAALVMAAIFAEAMAKRQAIDRLTELTISQVDSARRLRDGDTESVPTSDLEAGDRVLVRAGERIPVDGTLESACTVDEAVVTGESLPVSKSAGEAVVGGSAVTDGAAIVTVAEETTSSIDRLTAAVWDLQSATHGVTRRADTLAGRLAPVVLASAAVVAIGQYVLGASPPQIILAALLTIICTSPWALGFATPAAVAANSWDAMAHGLVVFDETIFERLRAVDTVVFDKTGTLTTGEMTVLEANASPALLRDVAALEQRASHPAAAAIVDAFGNDSATASAGTARTDGGLEQPVREFDRHGIGVSGVVGDEHLLVGHPDLFRERQWELSDRITDHVQRARDAGRLPVVVGKNETAAGVIVVGDEPRDEWETTLERLTAQNINVVVLTGDERAATACFGDHPGVTHVFAGISPAGKTAAVRQLKSSGTVAMVGDGTNDAPALAEADIGLSLGSATALATDAAAVVLLKDDLTGVERAFRLARAARVRTRQNLGLALVYNAIVILIAAVGLLNPLFVTAAVLVCAGAIAVNAWRPLLSTESPERN